One Porphyromonas pogonae genomic region harbors:
- the murI gene encoding glutamate racemase has translation MNRTPIGIFDSGYGGLTILSEIRTLLPQYDFIYLGDNARAPYGTRSFDVIYNFTKQAVSKLFELGCPLVILACNTASAKALRTIQQVDLPASSDPERRVLGVIRPTVEAIGKLTSNRHIGVLGTPGTISSHSYQLEIAKLYPDMIISEEACPMWVPLVETGESDSPGADYFVRKHLDNLFAKDDMIDAIILGCTHYPILKPKMKRLLTPTINVISQGEYVAKSLEDYLNRHPEMNSKLSREGSMTYYTTECPEKFSDLASIFLSDRIESQYIKID, from the coding sequence ATGAACAGAACACCTATAGGTATATTTGATTCCGGTTATGGAGGACTCACTATTCTTAGTGAGATCAGGACTCTTTTGCCTCAGTACGATTTTATTTATTTGGGTGACAATGCCAGAGCACCCTACGGTACACGCTCATTCGACGTAATTTATAATTTTACTAAACAAGCAGTGAGTAAGTTGTTTGAACTTGGATGTCCTTTAGTTATTTTGGCTTGTAATACAGCTTCAGCCAAAGCTCTACGCACCATTCAGCAAGTCGACCTTCCTGCTTCGTCAGATCCCGAAAGGAGGGTCTTGGGAGTTATTCGTCCCACTGTGGAGGCTATAGGCAAGCTTACTTCTAATCGCCATATTGGAGTATTGGGTACTCCCGGTACTATATCCTCGCATTCTTATCAGTTAGAAATCGCCAAGCTTTATCCGGATATGATTATTTCCGAAGAAGCCTGTCCTATGTGGGTGCCACTTGTAGAAACGGGTGAAAGTGATAGTCCCGGAGCTGATTATTTCGTTCGCAAACATCTTGACAATCTTTTTGCTAAGGATGATATGATTGATGCTATCATACTCGGTTGTACTCATTATCCTATACTCAAGCCCAAGATGAAGCGTTTGCTTACCCCTACTATTAATGTGATATCACAGGGGGAATATGTAGCTAAGTCTTTGGAAGACTATCTCAATAGACATCCTGAAATGAATAGCAAGCTTAGTCGTGAAGGTTCCATGACTTACTATACTACCGAATGCCCCGAAAAGTTTTCAGATCTGGCTTCTATTTTTCTTTCAGATAGGATCGAATCACAGTACATAAAGATTGACTAA